The uncultured Cohaesibacter sp. genome window below encodes:
- a CDS encoding ABC transporter substrate-binding protein, which produces MLKKLMLGAAITALSVGSLQAAELKFKPGEDAKFNWASYEQFKSAVDLSGESMTISGPWLGADKDLFMSVVAYFEEATGAKVQYAGSDSFEQQIVIDTGAGSAPNVAVFPQPGLAADLASKGYLVPLGDKTRDWLKDNYAAGQSWVDLGTYKDKDGKPTFYGFPFKADLKSLVWYIPENFEDAGYEVPQTMEELKALTEQIVADGGTPWCIGLGSGAATGWPATDWVEDMMLRTASPETYDKWVTNEIPFDDPAVVNAIEEFGWFARNDKFVDGGAGAVATTDFRDSPKGLFTSPPKCYMHKMASFIPSFFPEGTQLGVDADFFYFPAYAGKDLGKPVLGAGTIFAITKESKAAKAFVDFLETPIAHEIWMAQSGLLTAFKGVNLDAYANSTLRKQGEILLNATTFRFDGSDLMPGKIGAGSFWTGMVDYAGGKPAKEVAAEIQKSWDALK; this is translated from the coding sequence ATGTTGAAAAAGCTAATGCTAGGTGCCGCCATTACAGCTCTCTCGGTGGGGAGCCTTCAGGCTGCGGAACTCAAGTTCAAGCCAGGCGAAGACGCCAAGTTCAACTGGGCATCTTACGAGCAATTCAAGAGCGCTGTTGACCTGAGCGGCGAAAGCATGACCATTTCCGGCCCATGGCTCGGCGCCGACAAGGATCTGTTCATGAGCGTTGTTGCCTATTTCGAAGAGGCGACGGGTGCCAAGGTTCAGTACGCCGGGTCGGACTCCTTCGAACAGCAGATCGTGATTGACACCGGCGCAGGCTCGGCTCCCAACGTTGCCGTCTTCCCGCAGCCAGGTCTCGCAGCTGACCTTGCGAGCAAAGGCTATCTTGTGCCGCTGGGCGACAAGACTCGCGACTGGCTCAAGGACAATTATGCCGCCGGTCAGTCATGGGTGGATCTTGGAACCTATAAAGACAAGGATGGCAAGCCGACCTTCTATGGCTTCCCGTTCAAGGCTGACCTGAAATCTCTCGTCTGGTACATCCCTGAAAACTTCGAAGATGCTGGCTACGAAGTTCCCCAGACAATGGAAGAGCTGAAGGCCCTGACCGAGCAGATCGTTGCTGACGGTGGCACCCCTTGGTGTATTGGCCTCGGCTCTGGCGCGGCAACCGGCTGGCCGGCAACCGACTGGGTTGAAGACATGATGCTGCGCACCGCGTCTCCCGAAACCTATGACAAGTGGGTCACCAACGAAATTCCGTTCGATGATCCTGCTGTGGTCAATGCCATCGAGGAGTTTGGCTGGTTTGCTCGCAACGACAAGTTCGTTGATGGCGGTGCAGGCGCTGTTGCCACCACCGACTTCCGCGACAGCCCGAAAGGCCTCTTCACGTCTCCGCCGAAGTGCTACATGCACAAGATGGCATCCTTCATTCCGTCCTTCTTCCCGGAAGGCACCCAGCTGGGTGTTGACGCCGACTTCTTCTACTTCCCGGCCTATGCTGGCAAGGACCTTGGCAAGCCGGTTCTGGGTGCAGGCACCATCTTTGCCATCACCAAGGAATCCAAGGCTGCCAAGGCCTTCGTAGATTTCCTTGAAACGCCGATTGCTCACGAAATCTGGATGGCTCAGTCCGGTCTGCTGACCGCATTCAAGGGTGTGAACCTTGATGCCTATGCCAACAGCACCCTGCGCAAACAGGGCGAGATCCTGCTCAATGCGACGACCTTCCGCTTTGACGGCTCTGACCTGATGCCTGGCAAGATCGGTGCAGGCTCCTTCTGGACTGGCATGGTTGACTACGCCGGTGGCAAACCTGCCAAAGAGGTTGCTGCTGAAATCCAGAAATCCTGGGACGCTCTGAAATAG
- a CDS encoding sugar ABC transporter permease, giving the protein MEQLASALGTVVVGVLACVAYFYGSNWLLDRVFPANAATPEGGIRNLRMAHAVRPWLFLGPALLALGLYLVYPAIDSIRLSLYNSDSTQFVGLDNYVWLWFDAGFRQSMFNNMLWLIFVPAMSTFFGLVIAALTDRIWWGNIAKSLIFMPMAISFIGASIIWKFVYEYRGEGSAQIGIVNAIVEALGGDPQAWITIPFWNNFFLMVILVWIQTGFAMVILSAALRGIPEETIEAATIDGANGVQIFFFIMVPQIWKTIAVVWTTITITVLKVFDIVFAMTNGQWDTQVLANYMYDWMFRGGGDFGRGATIAVVIMLLVVPIMIWNIRSATADTKGH; this is encoded by the coding sequence ATGGAGCAACTAGCATCGGCATTAGGGACTGTCGTTGTCGGCGTCCTTGCATGCGTGGCGTATTTCTATGGCTCAAACTGGCTCCTGGACCGTGTTTTTCCAGCCAATGCGGCCACGCCTGAGGGCGGTATCCGAAACCTCCGCATGGCGCATGCCGTGCGCCCGTGGCTGTTCCTCGGGCCCGCCCTTCTGGCTCTTGGGTTATACCTCGTCTATCCGGCGATCGATTCCATTCGCCTGTCCTTGTACAACAGCGACAGCACCCAGTTTGTCGGTCTGGACAACTATGTCTGGCTCTGGTTCGACGCAGGCTTCCGTCAGTCCATGTTCAACAACATGCTCTGGCTGATCTTCGTGCCCGCCATGTCGACCTTCTTCGGACTGGTGATCGCGGCTCTGACGGATCGCATCTGGTGGGGCAATATCGCCAAGTCGCTGATCTTCATGCCGATGGCCATTTCCTTCATCGGTGCATCGATTATCTGGAAATTCGTCTACGAATATCGTGGTGAGGGCTCGGCCCAGATCGGCATTGTCAACGCCATCGTGGAAGCGCTCGGCGGAGACCCTCAAGCGTGGATCACCATTCCGTTCTGGAACAACTTCTTCCTGATGGTCATTCTGGTCTGGATTCAGACCGGCTTTGCGATGGTCATTCTGTCGGCAGCCCTGCGAGGCATCCCCGAAGAGACAATCGAGGCTGCGACGATTGATGGTGCCAACGGTGTGCAGATCTTCTTCTTCATCATGGTGCCACAGATCTGGAAAACCATCGCGGTCGTCTGGACTACGATCACCATTACCGTGCTCAAGGTCTTCGACATCGTGTTCGCCATGACCAACGGGCAGTGGGATACGCAGGTGCTTGCGAACTACATGTATGACTGGATGTTCCGCGGAGGCGGTGACTTCGGACGTGGTGCCACCATTGCGGTCGTCATCATGTTGCTCGTTGTTCCGATCATGATCTGGAACATTCGCTCAGCCACAGCAGATACCAAAGGGCACTGA